In Urechidicola croceus, a single window of DNA contains:
- a CDS encoding dihydrofolate reductase — protein sequence MQEQHELYENARKRIKQKKRLYLHFIIFLVGSVFLIILNKVLKLGETYAENWFVWAIMLWLFFWVLHFVNVFITNKFMGKDWERIQTEKLVTKQEKRIEKIKKNLEREEQFIAESEFFNEQEKKKIETKQTLTLIAAIGSNNALGKDNDLIWHLPADLQHFKNSTSGHHIIMGRNTFESIGKALPNRTNVIITRNPNYSVENCIIVNTLEDAIKIAENDNNPFIVGGAQIYNQAINLVDKLIITEVHKDFEADTFFPKIDKSIWKEVNRQNFKADEKNKYDYSFVTYLKN from the coding sequence ATGCAAGAACAACACGAACTATACGAAAACGCTCGTAAGCGCATCAAACAAAAGAAGCGACTTTACTTACATTTTATTATTTTCTTAGTAGGTTCGGTCTTTCTTATTATTCTTAACAAAGTTTTAAAACTAGGTGAAACTTATGCCGAAAATTGGTTTGTATGGGCAATTATGTTATGGCTTTTCTTCTGGGTATTACATTTTGTCAACGTTTTTATTACTAATAAATTTATGGGTAAAGATTGGGAGCGTATTCAAACTGAAAAATTAGTTACCAAACAAGAAAAAAGAATTGAAAAAATTAAAAAGAACCTAGAAAGAGAAGAGCAATTTATAGCAGAAAGTGAGTTCTTTAACGAACAAGAAAAAAAAAAGATTGAAACAAAACAAACACTAACTCTAATTGCTGCAATAGGAAGCAATAATGCTCTTGGAAAAGACAATGACCTTATATGGCATTTACCTGCTGACCTTCAGCATTTTAAAAATTCTACTTCTGGACATCATATAATTATGGGGAGAAACACTTTTGAATCTATTGGAAAAGCGCTTCCAAACAGAACAAATGTTATCATTACTCGAAACCCAAACTATTCTGTTGAAAATTGTATTATTGTAAATACACTAGAAGATGCTATAAAAATTGCAGAAAATGACAACAATCCTTTTATTGTAGGAGGTGCCCAAATTTACAACCAAGCTATAAACTTAGTTGATAAATTGATTATTACCGAAGTACATAAAGATTTTGAAGCTGATACTTTTTTTCCAAAAATAGATAAATCTATATGGAAAGAAGTTAATAGACAAAATTTTAAAGCTGATGAAAAAAATAAATATGACTATAGTTTTGTAACTTATTTAAAAAATTAA
- a CDS encoding AraC family transcriptional regulator, whose protein sequence is MSSLKPAFEKIYPEFGSSLHVKQHNEQIENNLPFWHFHPELELVYVNKAKGKRHIGSHLSYFNNSQLILIGSNLPHSGFTDRFTTNGSETIIQFKEDFLGENFFDIPEMQVVKNLFERAKKGLLFGIETKKLIGSKIEALTEFEGIERIIKFLDILKDLSYSEDYTILNVDGFAFEVKPQDNKKIDMVFSHVSENFKRPIPLEEIANKVSMTVPAFCRYYKKVTGKTFTQFVNEFRIVHATKLLAENPSSITDICFESGFNNFSHFNKLFKKFTGKSPLKYRNEMKQLVIQK, encoded by the coding sequence ATGAGTAGCCTAAAACCCGCATTTGAAAAGATATATCCAGAGTTTGGAAGTTCATTACATGTAAAACAACACAATGAACAAATTGAAAATAATTTACCTTTTTGGCATTTTCACCCAGAACTTGAATTAGTTTATGTAAATAAAGCTAAAGGAAAAAGGCATATTGGTAGTCATTTGTCTTATTTTAATAATAGCCAACTAATATTAATAGGGTCAAACTTACCACATAGTGGATTTACTGACAGGTTTACCACCAATGGATCAGAAACAATAATTCAATTTAAAGAAGATTTCTTAGGTGAGAATTTTTTTGATATACCAGAAATGCAAGTTGTAAAAAACTTATTTGAAAGAGCAAAAAAAGGGTTGCTGTTTGGTATTGAGACTAAAAAATTAATCGGATCTAAAATTGAAGCTCTTACAGAATTTGAGGGAATTGAACGAATTATTAAGTTTTTAGATATTTTAAAAGATTTATCTTATTCTGAAGATTACACCATATTAAATGTTGATGGATTTGCTTTTGAAGTAAAACCACAAGACAATAAAAAAATTGATATGGTATTTAGCCATGTTAGCGAAAATTTCAAAAGACCTATACCATTAGAAGAAATTGCCAATAAAGTAAGTATGACCGTTCCTGCTTTTTGCAGATATTATAAAAAAGTAACTGGAAAAACATTCACACAATTTGTTAATGAATTTAGAATTGTACATGCAACTAAATTATTGGCTGAAAACCCTTCAAGTATTACAGACATTTGTTTTGAAAGTGGATTTAATAACTTTTCTCATTTCAATAAGTTATTTAAAAAATTTACTGGAAAAAGTCCATTGAAATACCGAAATGAAATGAAACAATTGGTTATTCAAAAATAA
- the sppA gene encoding signal peptide peptidase SppA translates to MNFFRKVLASCLGTSIALILLTGLSFLFFGFLVSALGDKDKVTVKSNSVLELDLSNTIKDYVPKSDNPLDELFGKDQLQLSSVLNAIENAKYDDKIKGISIEGEFVSAGMAQTQAIRNKLVEFKETGKFITSYANLYSQKSYYLSSVADSVFVTPYGMAEFKGLSSERLFYKDFEDKYGVKMEVIRHGKYKSAVEGYLDNKMSDANREQITSFLNSIWEEILEDVGSSRNKNNDELNLIADDLLTRSSEMAVENNMIDGAIFKDQYEEKLKSLVNDDVHTISINNYISTGKGRLKSTSSNTIAIIYAQGDILYGEGDESYIGQESMIRAIRKVRDNNKIKAVVLRIDSPGGIALTADLIWRELQILKSEKPIVVSIGDVAASGGYYMACVADKIYAQPTSITGSIGVFGTIPNFSELVDRIGINAEQVATNKQSVGYSPYEPMTDDFYNVTKEGVERTYETFLKRVAEGRNMTRDAVDSIAQGRVWTGKEAIEIGLIDELGSMEDAIVAAAELAGIVDYKTSNYPRYKKDIEDSFKSFSFIKAKNDLIKKELGEENYKIYQEIQNRTQFKGIQMRLPYIIDLN, encoded by the coding sequence ATGAATTTTTTTCGAAAGGTATTAGCAAGTTGTTTAGGTACATCAATAGCATTAATTTTATTAACAGGACTTAGTTTTTTGTTTTTTGGTTTCCTTGTTTCAGCACTAGGTGATAAAGACAAAGTAACTGTAAAATCTAATTCAGTTTTAGAACTTGATTTAAGTAATACGATTAAAGATTATGTTCCTAAATCAGATAATCCTTTAGATGAGTTATTTGGTAAAGATCAATTACAATTAAGCAGTGTTTTAAATGCTATTGAAAATGCGAAATATGATGATAAAATTAAAGGAATTAGCATAGAAGGAGAATTTGTGAGTGCTGGCATGGCACAAACTCAGGCTATTCGTAATAAACTTGTTGAATTTAAAGAAACAGGAAAATTCATTACTTCATATGCTAATTTGTATTCTCAAAAAAGTTACTATTTAAGTTCTGTGGCCGATTCAGTTTTTGTAACACCTTATGGAATGGCAGAATTTAAAGGTTTGTCTTCTGAAAGATTGTTTTATAAAGATTTTGAAGATAAATACGGTGTAAAAATGGAAGTTATAAGGCATGGAAAGTATAAGAGTGCTGTTGAAGGTTACTTAGATAATAAAATGAGTGATGCAAATAGAGAACAAATTACTTCGTTTTTAAATTCAATTTGGGAAGAAATTCTAGAGGATGTTGGCTCAAGTAGAAATAAAAATAATGATGAATTAAATTTAATTGCAGATGATTTATTGACGAGGAGTTCAGAAATGGCAGTTGAAAATAATATGATAGATGGAGCCATTTTTAAAGATCAATATGAAGAGAAATTAAAGTCTTTAGTAAACGATGATGTTCATACGATAAGTATAAATAATTATATTTCAACAGGAAAAGGTAGGCTAAAATCAACTTCATCAAATACAATTGCAATAATTTATGCGCAAGGAGATATTTTATATGGTGAGGGAGATGAGTCTTATATAGGTCAGGAAAGCATGATAAGAGCTATTAGAAAAGTTCGTGATAATAATAAGATTAAAGCTGTTGTCCTTCGTATTGATTCACCTGGAGGAATTGCACTTACAGCTGATTTAATTTGGAGAGAATTACAAATTTTAAAATCAGAGAAACCAATAGTAGTTTCAATTGGTGATGTAGCAGCATCAGGAGGTTACTACATGGCTTGTGTTGCTGATAAAATTTATGCTCAACCAACTTCAATAACTGGTTCTATTGGTGTATTTGGTACTATTCCAAACTTTAGTGAGTTAGTTGATAGAATTGGTATCAATGCAGAGCAAGTGGCGACAAATAAGCAATCTGTTGGTTATAGTCCTTATGAACCAATGACAGATGATTTTTATAATGTAACTAAAGAAGGTGTTGAAAGAACTTACGAAACTTTCTTAAAAAGAGTAGCAGAAGGTCGTAATATGACCAGAGATGCTGTTGACTCGATTGCTCAAGGTAGAGTATGGACTGGAAAAGAGGCAATTGAAATAGGTTTAATAGATGAGTTAGGAAGTATGGAAGATGCGATAGTTGCTGCAGCAGAGTTAGCAGGAATAGTAGATTACAAAACATCAAACTATCCACGATATAAGAAAGATATAGAAGATTCTTTCAAAAGTTTTTCATTTATTAAAGCAAAAAATGACTTGATAAAAAAGGAATTAGGTGAAGAAAACTATAAAATTTACCAAGAAATTCAAAATAGAACCCAATTTAAAGGCATTCAAATGAGGCTTCCTTATATCATCGATCTTAATTAA
- the folK gene encoding 2-amino-4-hydroxy-6-hydroxymethyldihydropteridine diphosphokinase translates to MKIVRTTYLSLGSNQGNRLEHLQKAVNLIGIEVGAIKKISSVYQTKSWGFDSDDFYNICIKVSTNLNPENLLLKILAIEQKLGRIRSEKKGYSSRNIDVDILLFDDEVIISQDLMVPHPRMLERKFVMVPLTEIAPNFRHPIEKQTILMCLQNCDDKSTIEKTDLTIVRPVSLYEKYNYIAIEGNIGAGKTSLAKMIGDDFNAKLVLERFADNPFLPKYYADMERYAFPLEMSFLADRYNQLSEDLAQFDLFKNFIVSDYYIFKSLIFAQVSLQKDEYALYRKMFDVMYKEITKPDIYVYLYQNTERLLHNIKNRGRDYEQNIEPEYLDKIHSGYSTFIKSQENLKTLIIDVSDLDFVNNLDDYRFVVNKISEFKN, encoded by the coding sequence ATGAAAATAGTAAGAACTACATATTTATCGCTTGGAAGTAACCAAGGAAACAGATTAGAACACCTTCAAAAAGCTGTGAATCTTATTGGTATTGAAGTGGGTGCAATAAAAAAAATATCTTCAGTTTACCAAACAAAATCTTGGGGGTTTGATAGTGATGATTTTTATAATATTTGTATTAAAGTTTCAACTAATCTTAATCCTGAAAATTTACTTTTAAAGATTCTGGCTATTGAACAAAAATTAGGCAGAATACGTTCCGAAAAAAAAGGTTATTCATCTAGAAATATAGATGTTGATATTCTACTATTTGATGATGAAGTAATTATTTCTCAAGACCTTATGGTTCCACACCCAAGAATGCTTGAACGAAAGTTTGTAATGGTTCCTTTAACCGAAATCGCACCAAATTTTAGACATCCTATTGAAAAACAAACTATTTTAATGTGTTTACAAAATTGTGATGATAAAAGTACGATTGAAAAAACAGATTTAACGATTGTGCGACCAGTTTCATTGTATGAAAAATACAACTACATCGCAATTGAAGGAAATATTGGTGCTGGTAAAACTTCACTTGCCAAAATGATTGGTGACGACTTTAACGCCAAATTAGTTTTAGAACGTTTTGCAGATAATCCTTTTTTACCAAAGTATTATGCAGATATGGAAAGATATGCCTTTCCACTAGAAATGAGTTTTCTTGCAGACAGATATAATCAGTTATCTGAGGATCTAGCTCAATTTGATTTATTTAAAAACTTTATTGTTTCAGATTACTACATTTTTAAATCTCTGATTTTCGCACAAGTTTCCTTGCAAAAAGACGAATATGCACTTTACAGAAAAATGTTTGATGTAATGTATAAAGAAATTACAAAACCTGATATCTATGTGTATTTATATCAAAATACCGAGCGATTACTTCACAATATTAAAAATAGAGGACGCGATTATGAGCAAAATATTGAACCTGAATATTTAGACAAAATTCATTCAGGATATTCTACCTTCATTAAATCACAAGAAAACTTAAAAACACTTATAATTGATGTATCAGATTTAGATTTTGTTAATAATCTAGATGATTACAGATTTGTTGTTAATAAAATTTCAGAGTTTAAAAACTAA
- the gldC gene encoding gliding motility protein GldC encodes MAITHKSKIEFTIGLDENKIPEALSWSADDGNIKDAETKAIMLSVWDNQKKDTLKVDLWTKDMPVDEMKQFFHQTLVSMANTFETATNDEKMSATMRDFCDYFAEKLELKK; translated from the coding sequence ATGGCAATAACACATAAATCAAAAATAGAATTTACAATTGGTCTTGATGAAAATAAAATCCCAGAAGCACTAAGTTGGAGTGCTGATGATGGAAATATTAAAGATGCAGAAACGAAAGCAATCATGCTATCAGTTTGGGATAATCAAAAAAAGGATACGTTAAAAGTTGACTTATGGACCAAAGATATGCCAGTAGATGAAATGAAACAATTTTTCCATCAAACTTTAGTTTCTATGGCCAATACTTTTGAGACAGCAACAAATGATGAAAAAATGAGTGCAACAATGCGAGACTTTTGTGATTATTTTGCTGAGAAATTAGAGTTAAAAAAGTAG
- the gldB gene encoding gliding motility lipoprotein GldB, translated as MARILGFLLILFLVFGCEEDSKKKIDVSNIDVNFKIDRFEKKFYNTSESDFIDLKKSYSFMLSNASDSIWIEKIKDEEEIYLFNESEKIFPNFDVEKKKITSLFKHIKYYNPKFNEPNIITHISNLDFEYPIIYADSLLFISLDMYLGKDNIVYSDFPEYIKENYEKENIVVDIAKDIIDRSYPKFYSRTFLDKIINEGKKMYLIDLYLPEVSDYLKIGYSSEKMNWAVINEINIWKYFIEHELLYSTDSNLNSRFIDVAPFSKFYQETDQDSPGRIGVWIGWHIVRSYMKNNHVTLQQLLTTPAEEIFKKSKYKPKK; from the coding sequence ATGGCAAGGATATTGGGATTTTTATTGATTTTGTTTTTGGTTTTCGGCTGTGAAGAAGATTCAAAAAAGAAAATTGATGTTTCAAATATAGATGTGAATTTCAAGATTGATAGGTTTGAAAAGAAATTTTATAACACCTCTGAATCAGATTTTATAGATTTAAAAAAATCCTATTCGTTTATGCTTTCAAATGCTAGTGATAGTATTTGGATAGAAAAAATAAAAGATGAAGAAGAAATATATTTATTCAATGAATCAGAAAAAATATTTCCCAATTTTGATGTCGAAAAGAAAAAAATAACATCTTTATTTAAACATATAAAATATTATAATCCAAAGTTTAATGAACCTAATATAATAACACATATTTCTAATTTAGACTTTGAATACCCCATTATTTATGCTGATAGTTTGTTGTTTATTTCATTGGATATGTATCTTGGTAAAGATAATATTGTATACAGTGACTTTCCAGAATATATAAAGGAAAATTATGAAAAAGAGAATATAGTTGTTGATATTGCTAAAGATATTATTGATAGAAGTTATCCTAAATTTTATAGTCGTACTTTTTTGGATAAAATAATTAATGAGGGTAAAAAAATGTATTTAATTGATTTATATCTTCCTGAAGTTTCTGATTATTTAAAAATAGGATATTCATCTGAAAAAATGAACTGGGCAGTGATTAATGAGATTAATATATGGAAATATTTTATTGAACACGAATTGCTTTATAGTACTGACTCTAATTTAAATTCCAGATTTATAGACGTAGCACCGTTTTCTAAATTTTACCAAGAAACAGATCAAGATTCACCTGGTCGTATAGGTGTTTGGATAGGGTGGCACATTGTAAGGTCGTATATGAAAAATAATCATGTAACTTTACAGCAATTATTAACAACACCAGCAGAAGAAATTTTTAAAAAATCAAAGTATAAACCAAAAAAATAA
- the nadE gene encoding NAD(+) synthase yields the protein MNSEKVVNHIVSWLKDYAINAKVKGFVIGVSGGIDSALTSTLCAKTGLPLLCLEMPIHQADSQVSRALNHIDWLKKNFNDVSMTKVNLTPVFDSLVSSFPKVEDEEERFMSLANTRARLRMTSLYYFAALNGYLVAGTGNKVEDFGVGFYTKYGDGGVDLSPIADLLKTEVYQLAEYLGINKEILEAAPTDGLWGDDRTDEDQIGASYPELEWAMKMADNGKTSSDFSGRKKEVFDIYKRFNTANKHKMLPIPVCEIPLKFKN from the coding sequence ATGAATTCTGAAAAAGTAGTTAATCATATAGTAAGTTGGTTAAAGGATTATGCAATAAATGCAAAAGTAAAAGGATTTGTAATAGGAGTTTCTGGCGGAATAGATTCAGCATTAACCTCAACTTTATGTGCTAAAACCGGATTACCTCTTCTATGTCTTGAAATGCCTATTCATCAAGCCGACAGTCAAGTTTCTAGAGCACTTAATCATATTGATTGGTTAAAAAAGAACTTTAATGATGTATCTATGACCAAAGTAAATTTAACACCAGTATTTGATAGTTTGGTTAGTTCGTTTCCCAAAGTGGAAGATGAAGAAGAACGTTTTATGTCCTTAGCAAATACACGTGCGAGACTTAGAATGACATCATTATATTATTTTGCAGCATTAAATGGATATTTAGTTGCTGGAACAGGAAATAAAGTTGAAGATTTTGGTGTTGGATTTTACACTAAATATGGTGATGGCGGTGTAGATCTTAGCCCAATTGCTGACTTACTAAAAACAGAAGTATATCAACTTGCAGAATATCTTGGTATTAATAAAGAAATACTTGAAGCCGCACCAACGGATGGTTTATGGGGTGATGATCGAACTGATGAAGATCAAATTGGGGCCTCTTATCCTGAATTAGAATGGGCTATGAAAATGGCAGATAACGGCAAAACTTCCTCAGATTTTTCAGGAAGAAAAAAGGAGGTGTTCGATATATACAAGAGGTTTAACACCGCAAATAAGCATAAAATGCTGCCAATTCCAGTGTGTGAAATACCTCTAAAATTTAAAAACTAA
- the dnaG gene encoding DNA primase — translation MISRNTIDKVFETARVEEVIGEFVQLKKAGSNFKGLSPFSDEKSPSFMVSPVKQIWKDFSTGKGGNAVSFIMEHEHYSYPEAIKYLAKKYNIEIDETEQTDEQKAVANERESMYLVSEYARDYYHNILLNHPKGKAIGYSYFKERGFTDETIKKFELGYGLEDWDAFTQNAQNKGYDIQFLEKTGLTIVNETKQFDRFRGRVLFPIHSMSGRVLGFGGRILTNNKKVAKYLNSPESVIYHKSHILYGLYHAKQSIAKEDNCFLVEGYTDVISFSQNGVENVVASSGTALTPDQIRLVRRLTQNITILFDGDAAGIRASIRGIDLILEQGMNVKVLSFPEGDDPDSFSKRVSTDELKEYLNDNAQDFINFKVSLLMKDAQNDPVKKAGLIRDIVVSISKIPDRIQREVYIQECARIMQISENVLFSELAQMFKKEQRDASKKPAQLRPTQPVLQKTTQVEKVNELFKYEKEIIKILLLHGNKEVDFIDIIEENNIEKKEVYTNLVAQEIYLHLQDDEIEFTDELFQLVYFDVIHQLGQNKNINIDTFINHSNNDIASLVTNILMDDERYSLSQWEKREIFVKSRDAELPKMVTDTVFNLRRVLIDEKITSLVTNISTEETNDSILEEIVNYSDLKKRIFKQLNRVI, via the coding sequence ATGATTTCAAGAAACACCATTGATAAAGTTTTTGAAACTGCTCGTGTTGAGGAGGTCATAGGTGAATTTGTTCAACTTAAAAAAGCTGGCAGTAATTTTAAAGGATTAAGTCCATTTTCGGATGAAAAATCTCCTTCTTTTATGGTGTCGCCAGTAAAACAAATATGGAAAGACTTTTCTACTGGAAAAGGAGGTAATGCAGTTTCGTTTATTATGGAACATGAGCATTATTCTTATCCTGAGGCTATAAAGTACTTGGCTAAAAAGTACAATATTGAAATTGATGAGACAGAACAAACTGATGAGCAAAAGGCAGTAGCAAATGAACGAGAGAGTATGTATTTGGTTTCTGAATATGCTCGTGATTATTATCATAATATTCTACTAAACCACCCTAAGGGTAAGGCTATAGGTTATTCTTATTTCAAAGAAAGAGGGTTTACTGATGAGACTATAAAAAAGTTTGAACTAGGTTATGGATTAGAAGATTGGGACGCATTTACACAAAATGCACAAAACAAGGGTTATGATATCCAGTTTTTGGAAAAAACTGGATTAACTATTGTTAATGAAACGAAACAATTTGATAGGTTTAGAGGTCGAGTGTTGTTTCCTATTCATAGCATGAGTGGACGTGTTCTTGGTTTTGGAGGAAGAATATTAACCAATAATAAAAAAGTTGCCAAATATTTAAATTCTCCTGAAAGTGTGATATATCATAAAAGCCATATTTTATATGGGTTATATCATGCTAAACAGTCAATAGCCAAAGAAGATAATTGTTTTTTAGTAGAGGGTTATACTGATGTTATTTCTTTCAGCCAAAATGGTGTCGAGAATGTAGTTGCATCATCAGGAACAGCACTAACACCCGATCAAATAAGATTGGTTAGAAGATTGACCCAAAACATCACCATTCTTTTTGATGGAGATGCCGCAGGAATAAGAGCATCAATTCGAGGTATTGATTTGATTTTGGAACAAGGTATGAACGTTAAAGTTTTATCTTTTCCTGAAGGTGATGATCCAGATAGTTTTTCAAAACGTGTTTCAACTGATGAATTAAAGGAATATTTAAATGACAATGCTCAAGATTTTATCAATTTTAAGGTTTCCTTATTGATGAAAGATGCACAGAACGATCCTGTTAAGAAAGCAGGATTGATTCGTGATATTGTTGTTAGTATTTCTAAAATACCTGATCGAATTCAAAGAGAAGTTTATATTCAGGAGTGCGCACGTATAATGCAAATTTCCGAGAATGTACTTTTTAGTGAGTTGGCACAAATGTTTAAAAAGGAGCAAAGAGATGCTTCAAAAAAGCCAGCACAACTTAGACCTACCCAACCAGTTCTACAAAAAACAACTCAGGTTGAAAAAGTAAACGAACTTTTTAAATATGAGAAAGAGATTATAAAAATTTTACTACTCCACGGAAATAAAGAAGTAGATTTTATTGATATAATAGAAGAGAATAATATTGAGAAAAAAGAGGTTTATACCAATTTAGTTGCTCAAGAAATATACTTACACCTTCAAGATGATGAAATTGAATTTACAGACGAATTATTTCAGTTGGTATATTTTGATGTAATTCATCAATTAGGTCAAAATAAGAATATTAATATTGATACTTTTATTAATCATTCAAATAATGATATAGCCTCTTTAGTAACTAATATTTTAATGGATGATGAACGTTATTCATTAAGTCAATGGGAAAAAAGAGAAATTTTTGTTAAAAGTCGTGATGCTGAACTTCCAAAAATGGTAACAGATACTGTATTTAATTTAAGAAGAGTTTTAATAGATGAGAAAATAACTTCGTTGGTTACAAATATTTCTACAGAAGAAACTAACGATTCAATTTTAGAAGAAATAGTCAATTATTCTGATCTTAAAAAGAGGATATTCAAGCAGTTAAATAGAGTGATTTAA